ATCCTTCTGACCCTGCGAGTAATCAATCGCCTGTTTCAGATTTTCCTCTCTCTGTATTCTCATCATCCCCCTGTAGACAAAATTCCTTCTGCATCACCGCATCTGCGGCTTCCTCTCCCCGTCCGCTGCTGTTCCGAAGATCCAGCACCGTCTGCACCGGCGAAGTCACCAGATCACCATGTATCTTTCTGGCAAACATGCAGGGGGTCTCATCGTGCGGAATTATCAAAACCACATTCCCCCCTACAGATACCGGTTCCAGCTCCAGATCTTTGACAAACTCTTCCAGATCCTGTTGCTCCACGTACACATATACCTTCTGGTAACGCACCGTCGGCGCATACCGGGCAGCCGCAGAAAAAGAACCCAGTACAGCTGCCGCGCCGTGTGATGCATTCCATTTGCCGATTGCCCGTTCTACATCCGCCACGCTATCCAGGGAATAATATTCCAGGCATCTGGCATCTTTTTTCTCATAAT
Above is a window of Oscillospiraceae bacterium NTUH-002-81 DNA encoding:
- a CDS encoding type IV toxin-antitoxin system AbiEi family antitoxin, with translation MRTILNDYRKIWHVKELAQMTGKAIGTVSNVKAFLYDHAWIREQDGGFLLCNPREMLCHWAKDYEKKDARCLEYYSLDSVADVERAIGKWNASHGAAAVLGSFSAAARYAPTVRYQKVYVYVEQQDLEEFVKDLELEPVSVGGNVVLIIPHDETPCMFARKIHGDLVTSPVQTVLDLRNSSGRGEEAADAVMQKEFCLQGDDENTERGKSETGD